The region ACTGTCATATTCCTCCCACGATGGATTGAATCTGGCCCCTAATCTCCTCGACTTCCTCCCGCGAAGATACCTTCGAAGCGAGAACGTCCGTGCAGATGTCCACGAGGATGTCGTCCTCCGGCGGGAACGCAGACAGTCCGCGCGCGGCCATGATGGCGGCCCGCGTGCCGACGGTGATGTCCATCTCCTCGCGGAGGCCGCGGACGATGGTGACGATTTTCTCGATGCTCTCGCGGTCGAGTTCGTCGACTTCCGAATCGACGATTTCGACCTCCGTCTCCTTGCCGTAGAAGCCCATGTGGATGCCGACGAGTCGGTCCAGAAGCGCGTCCTGGGGGCGGTGGACGCCGGCGTACTCGACGGAGTTCGAGGTGAGCACCGTCCTGAACTCCGGGTGGACCTCGACGGTTCGGTCGGCCCCGCGACCGGTCGAGTACTCCAGGAGGCCCTCCTCGAACGCCGACAGCAGGACGTTGTTCGCGGCGGGTTTCGAGCGGGAGAACTCGTTGTAGATGAGCGTCGCGCCCTCCCGCGCCGCGACCGAAAGCGGGTTGTCCACCCAACGGTCGCGGGTGATAGAGGTCTTCTTCACCACGTCCCTGACGTACTGGTCGCGTTCGGTGTACTGCTCTTTGCCCGCGTGTTCGCCGACGAGCGCGGCGGTATCGACCGCGTCGTCGCCCTCTATCCAGACGATGGGGCGTCCGCGCGCCACCGCCGCTTGGACGGCCATCGTCGTCTTCCCGCATCCGGTCGGTCCGACGAGGTGAACGGGCTGTTCGGCCGCCCACCAGTTGTTGATGCGCTCGACGAGCGCCTGCGTCTCGTCGGTTTCGACGAACGGCTCGAACCGTTTGGCGACCTCCTCGGCCGACAGGGGTCCCTCGTCGCCGCTTTCGTCCACCTCGGACCGGTGTCGGTCGAGGTTCTTCTCCTCCTTGCTTCGGCGCTGTGTCTCTTCGTTGTCGGACCGCACGCGGAGGCCGCGTACCGTCCGGTTGTGTTCGGAGCCGTCGGTCATTCAGTCGATTACTGCGTCTGTGCAGGTTCGGTTTCGACTTCTATCTCCTCCAGTTCGTCGATATCGCCCGAGGCGCTCGCCTGTTCGATTTTCGCGATCTCCTCCGCGTAGTGGAGGAAGGTGTCGACCGACGCGACGACGACGCGCGCCTCGACGGTGAGGAGTTCGATACCGACGACGGAGATTCGGGCCCAGACGTCGATGACGACGCCTTTGTCGAGAACCCGGTCGAGGACTTCCGCGAGACTTGATGAGTTGGGTGTTCGTTGTGCCATTGTAATCGACCTGGAACTGATGGTCCGACCCGGAACGTAATGAGGCTTGAGGCCAAGATGTGAACATAGAAGGGTTATCTTCCGATACAGTTGCAAATTAGAGAATTAATACCCAGATCGGGGAAACGATCGACCGGTATAGATTCAGTCCTTTTGATAAACACCATCTCTTATCCGCGTAGCCCCCCTTATATGAAGGTGTGCGGACAGCCGTCGCGGACGGCCGCGATTCCGCGCGAAGATTCCAATGAGCGAAGAGAACCTGTACGTTTACGGAGCCATCGACGCAGAGGACCTCGACTTAGAGATATCCGGGGTCGGAGGGGCCGAGCGAGTGTACACGGTCACCCACAAGACCGTCTCGGCTATCGTCTCCGACATCGACACGACGGACCCCGAACGGACCGACGAGAACGTACAGGCGCACGACGAAGTGCTACGGACGGTACTGGAACACGGCGACGGCCGGACGGTCGTTCCCATGCAGTTCGGCATGGCGTTCAAAGACGCGCGAACGCTGAAGAACGTCCTCCGGGGCGCGCGCCCGGC is a window of Halopelagius longus DNA encoding:
- the gvpN gene encoding gas vesicle protein GvpN, with translation MTDGSEHNRTVRGLRVRSDNEETQRRSKEEKNLDRHRSEVDESGDEGPLSAEEVAKRFEPFVETDETQALVERINNWWAAEQPVHLVGPTGCGKTTMAVQAAVARGRPIVWIEGDDAVDTAALVGEHAGKEQYTERDQYVRDVVKKTSITRDRWVDNPLSVAAREGATLIYNEFSRSKPAANNVLLSAFEEGLLEYSTGRGADRTVEVHPEFRTVLTSNSVEYAGVHRPQDALLDRLVGIHMGFYGKETEVEIVDSEVDELDRESIEKIVTIVRGLREEMDITVGTRAAIMAARGLSAFPPEDDILVDICTDVLASKVSSREEVEEIRGQIQSIVGGI
- the gvpA gene encoding gas vesicle protein GvpA; this translates as MAQRTPNSSSLAEVLDRVLDKGVVIDVWARISVVGIELLTVEARVVVASVDTFLHYAEEIAKIEQASASGDIDELEEIEVETEPAQTQ